The following DNA comes from Hylaeus volcanicus isolate JK05 unplaced genomic scaffold, UHH_iyHylVolc1.0_haploid 12197, whole genome shotgun sequence.
attatatttagtttttaacGTAGGATCAAACGAATTATGCTTGGGGGTTTTGACAATCATaacaaaagtgaaaattttgaaaatgttatataactacttttaacaaaatgtttcaattttaagaaattcttttGAATGACGTTTCCCATTTCGATATCAATGGGCCATCCTAACCTGTCAGTCCTACAGTCAGTTGTTCATTCTTTTTGGTAATATACCAATACAAATGTCATTTGGTCTACAAAAAAACCCGCACGTCTCACTCCATGCCTGGAAGTAGACTAAACTCGTTTTCGTAACACGAATTAAgctttttttttgataaactCATTTCATCAATTCAAGAAACTTTATCGTAGCCAATCATGTCTATTTCatacagattatttttttgtaaattgttttctaCAATTTTGAGTATTAGTCAGAGTACTGTTTATCttattcgaaatttccttAAACTAATATAAATCAAAGCCTTCACAAATGGGCTTTACATTTTGTCCGAGAAAGTTGTAACTTACTTAAGTGGTTCATTGTATCAAAGTCTAACGATAATTTTGCGTATACGGATGAAGTAGTATTTGATAGCCAGTTTATGCCCGATTTGAATTTAGCCAATCattgttaaaacattttagTTAAATGGAGAGTACTCCTATGAGCGAAATTCTATTTATGctaaaattgaagaaactgaaataaaaaacgtCACACTCCACCCAGTCACACTGAATTGCAAAAAAataacttaatatttttaaactattcATTCACAGTAATGATAATCTACATTCTAATGTGGATTAATTGAATACTTTCAGTCAAATTAGTACATTacgtttttcattattaaatacacGGCAGAAATATGACATTATGATTGTATGTCTTTCTAAATGCTgcgaaagtaaaataaatattaatacttttaaaattgcCTTAATATGACAACACTCCATGCATGCCGAAagttttaaagttttaatgaGGGtcgaatatttccaaaattcaaaatgttccatttttcACAAACTACATTAGTTTTTTAAGTCAAATTCTGTTGCGTCAATGCTTTATTGGTGTTATGTAATCACTTCCTTCTTTATAAATTGTCTAATTTGTAGTCTGTGCTTCAGTCCACGCAAAGCGGTTTGCTTAATAGAAAAAAtcttattgtttttaataatctaGTAGTTTACTAGAAATAACATTCTGCAAATTTTGACTAAAAGTCATAAAACAGAGTATGTTGACCAGTGCACGCACTAGTTTTTTCTCCAATTGTTTcggtttacaaattttaatggtACGTACATGAATAACGACCAACttccgttttttttatttatcaacaaaaattgttgcatATAAGACTAACACCATTTCATCGATGCATTACCAgagataaataattctgtataaCCCTTAGAATTATGTAGAAAACAATAATTGAACAAGAATAGctttaaatgtatttcaaaaatttgttacgaaCTATAGCCTAGAAAATAtgcgatgaaaaattttatttcaatttatttactcCTAATTACAATAGAATTTAGTAGTGAGATTTAGAAACGTTAAAACATTATCAACGTTTTTGTTAAACATCTACTCTTCCTAATGGGttgttgttaaaataaaacattttttcttgttagaCACTGTGGTTACTCAAAAAAGtaatatagaaaagaaaaacccGTTTAAAAGAAATCGTTATTTATAATGTGCTTTTTAATACTCCTTAATTTTTGAACGATCTAAAATTGTTCGGAGcaaccatttttttaaataaatttctgcgaTTGTACCATCGCAGATACAGTACTATTTGAtcattatttgattaaaagttACGTCTGCTTGCGTATCATGAACAGGACAATCATGTAAGCATAAACTATTGTTCCTACATCGGTTTCCAAGTGGAAGGTTAAAAGCATAATTTACAGTTGTAAAAATTTTGAACGATGCTTTTTACCTTTGAATCTATTTAAAGTGCATCATATGGTTGTctctttgtataaaaaaaatgattggttATGTTGTAGTTTATGTTTTTAACTGAGATAACTCTTTGTTcctttttcatataaatttgtatcgtttatttttttcttttttcaaaatacaataaacaatGAGTCGCTTTATTTCTCCATCCTTTTCACAAGACACCGTTAAACTGTCTTACAATGAAAGTCAGGATTATcagtgtaaaatattaaattgtaaaaaccCGTATAAGCCTTttgaaattcagaaaaataatgCTCTTCGCGCAGtgtttctaaaaaatgtttcattgctTTTGTTAGTAGCTCAGACAACAGCAGTGGTCACAACTATGCACTATTCTCGTCAAGTTCATTCAACTAATGACTCCAATGTTTACATTAATACAAcagctgtttttttttcagaaattataaaatttgcagGATCATTAAGTTTTTTCTTAATAGAaaatcatttgaatttaaagaagTCGTATGCAATAATTTATACTCAGGTGTTTTCTCAACCAtatgaatttgttaaaatttccaTTCCAGCTATCCTTTATACCTTGCAAAATAATCTTACTTTCATTGCATTAACGCATCTTTCACCCGTTACCTATCAAGTAACGTATCAGATGAAAATTCTGACAACAGCGCTACTTTCTGTTATATTATTAAGAAGAACATTAGGCTTGCGTAAGTGGGTCGCTCTTTTCGCTTTAACTCTGGGTGTTACTTTGTCTGAATGGAGTTCTATAAGACCTTCAAGTGCGCATGCTGTTGCAACCACTACTCATCAGAATCATTTAATCGGTTTACTAGCCGTATTTACTGCTTGTTTAACCAGTGCACTTGCAGGGGTTTATTTTGAGAAActcattaaaagaaacaacttCTCAATTTGGCTTCAAAACGTTCAACTGGCCTTTTTTAGCCTTATTTTAGCTGCTTTGGGTATCTATATGAATGATTACGATTTAGTAAAGCAAGGAGGTGTCTTTCAGGGTTACAATACCCTTGTGTGGACTgtcgttttattaaatagtttAGGTGGTTTAATAGTGGCCCTTGTTTTGAAATATGCAGataatttgttgaaatgtTTCGCAAATGCTTTAGCTCTTGTTTTctccttatttatttcaatttttattaccaaaagtaccgttttttctttttctttttttcttggagGTCTTCTTGTCATAACTGCTTCATTTTGTTATtccttgaaataatttccccaaacataattttaaatcgttttgCCAAATAAGTAATATGCAATAAACTTTTTCTCCAACAAACGTATTCATGACTAACCAACCATTGAACCCGagttataataacaaaatcagTTTTACCCTTAGTTTTTTTGATTTGTCTACAAACAATCGTTTTACCGGAAAAGGTTGtcttaaaatgaaattacgttaaaaacgtatacaattttttttttttgttcttggtACTTGATAAAATTAACTTAACATGTTTATGTTAACATAACAGATAttcattacttttattattactttcgtGTTGTTTAAGACCCATTTCACATAATTGTCTcttcatcatttttctttctttctcttaaaaaattgttcaactgTCTTCATGTTCTAAAGAAAACCATTTTTGTGAAAACGTTATGCTTTTTTTCAGTTTCCTTTACAAGCTTTCAAGAATCCCTAAAAACTTCAACACCCGAAATCGAAGCCACCCACGTCTAAAAAATTGGATGTTACAAAAAAACAgttgtataaattttctttgattttttaatacaacatCAATACAACGTactgtgcaatttttttcgaacTCGGGTTCAAAGCAATATACAGCGTTAACGTATAATAATGGACTACATTGTCTAATCTTTGTATCCATTTGTTTATGCAaacttcatttctttttttccttgtgcatatttctttttttttttctttgtgcatatttcttttttttttttccttgtacatatttcttttttttttttttcttgtgcataattcttttttttttttaatgttaacttGAGAAGAAAACCGTGTATCTTAAAAATGTTCACGTTTTCTGATTCTAAAGAATCAAACAAGGTATCATTACGCGAGACACCTTATGTAATTTGTTCACGACAAAAACAAGTGAAATATATCAAGTTACTTTCGACTACATGAATaacaaaactaaaaattttccCGTTTTCGTAACAAAACTTATCTCAgtagtttataattttaattcataaaataaataaaagattaacTAAGGatagttattttgtatttctacttCCCTTACCCGTTATTGCATTAAAGAGGGAAACAccattaaacaattgttttacttaatataactttgtatattataaaaatagtgaaattataaaacgataaatagcacaaaagtttttaaataaatcaattctatttttttttcctgctaaaaaaaacatttcaaaattataaaatattttagcgACGATCCTAGTggttaaaaattctttaatgtaGTAGTTTCTTATCCTTTATAATAgtttttctaaatgaaaattagatgagaaaaatttctgattcattttacatactcgtctataaaaaaacaaactcgATTATTAGGATAACGAAGGTAACAcgtcgtttatttattaattaataaaaattatcttttgCGACCCTTTTTTCTAACCTTCATTTTCTCCTTTTTGTTAAGGTAATACGTTgctgaatttctttttcactaagggtattttgaaaatgagagaaaaattgctatatgtttttttttggaatttacTCACGGTTTCTATTGTATCGTGGGTAACGCTACCCCATAAAATAACAGCAAAAACAAGAGTCGTCTTGTTATTGTCATTTTATGTAACCTCGTAGCCAATGCCTTTAAAAcactcctttttttctttcaaacattgttggataaattttgttaaaaattaccatcgtaatttgtttttacgacgcttttttttttaaagtaacaattgaacattgaagaagaaatttattttctagttacggaatggaaaaaaagaaaaccttattaaaagtttatatttaagtAGACTTGTGaaacttgaaattcaaaacttaAAAGATCATAAGGTTAAAACTTGTTTTATAGTACTATTTCTGTGATGAGTAACGtatgttccattaaaaaatgctgttttgttaaattgttaatgaaaaaacattattgctgTTAATCacctttaatatatttgttctaaatttattgttacaattagcgaaattaaaaaagcttGAATGAGAAAACAGTTtctaaaaagtttttaaaaagattacaAGGGAAATGAATGATAAAGAGGTTTTcacaaacgaaacaaacagTATTCGCATCAGCATTCTTCGCCTAGATTTTCTGATTAAGCGGAATGAAATTTGCTCAATTAGTTATTGGTCCGGCGGGATGCGGAAAAGTAATAATGAATTCGTTTTGAGTTCACTTATCAAGGCTATACgttactttttttctctctctctctctcttgcaTTTTTTAGTCAACATATTGTCAAATTTTACAAGAACACTCTGAAAATCAAGGAAAATCATGTAAAGTTGTAAACATGGATCCAGCagctgaaatttttaattaccaaTGTCAAATCGGTATGGTTAGGTgccttttatttaattttttttttaaagttttctttaaactttAAGATATTCGTGACCTTATATGTGTTGATGACGTCATGCAAGAAATGCATTACGGTCCTAACGGAGGTCTTGTTTACGCTATGGAGTATGccatgatttttaataaccaTAAcaactcgttaaaaaaaaattgttgtgtTGAATAGATACGTCATAGAGAATCTTGATTGGTTAGAggatcaattaaattattttagtaaGATATGTATTATCCCTTTATCGTTAATAAACAATACCTCggcttttttttatcttttgttgCATTTTATGTGTATTCTTTTGCGTGTTTTTCgtctctttaaattaaatatgtgaatttttttaactgtaaatatttcattacttgcatcaatttatttcttatgattttctgtacttttcccatttttcttATGAGTGTTCtgatttaatcatttttaaaatgggAAACTATTTTGCATTTGACAAACGAAATACCTCAGATGACCTTGCTTTTATTCTCACTTGATGACATTTCGTTTCGAACCATTGAATTCTCATAAGTATCGAgactaactttttttttctttagttgaTGATGACTATGTACTTTTCGATTGCCCTGGCCAAATTGAACTTTACACACATGTTCCTATGATGCGTCAATTGGTAGATATATTACAACGATGGGATTTTAAAGTTTGCGGTACGTTTCTTGTTCAATccctatattttttttttaatgtttaaccTTTAGGCGTTTATTGTTTAGATGTGTCTTTCATAACGGATATACCAAAATTCATTGCAGGAACATTAACGTACAACATatgaaaagttttttttttttatgtccaATACTTTATTGCAGAGTTTTAAGCGCTATGATTTTGTTAGAATTACCTCACGTTAACgtacaaaaaataaagttaaaagaatgtttttaagaaaataaatttaggtGCTAACAAAATGCGATCTTATGGATGATGAGTCGTCCATTTATGAAATCCTGGATGCTGAACCCACCCATTTAATGCAGGAATGTCGTGTACGTTCCTGTTTGTATTCTTTGGGCTTTTGTAAtgttttcaaaacatttcagAGACACATGCCTGATCGTTATCgcaaattaaatgaaagaatatcTGAATTAGTAAGTTTTttgatactttattatattctcttttttttgaATGAACAATCTTTTTCCAGTTAGAAGAATATAGTCTAGTTTCCTTTGTACCCTTAAACATAAGCGATGAGGATAGTAtaggtaaataaaatgtatttttagagTATTAACAAGATAAAATATTGACGTTTTTCTTTGCTTTTAATACGTACTATAACAACAATtcttatttcatataataacaaatgttATACTACAGCTTGTGTCGCTCATACAGTTAATAACGCTATACAGTACGGCGAAGACTTAGGTAACATGTTGGAACAAATGCTTGTTGCAACGTTGCTGTCATTTCGTAGAGCCCAAGGCCGATTTCGATATATCATAAATTCagtaatttgtcaattttcatttcaacttACTggtataaaacattttttttaacgttttatctattatttaaaaggaGGCACAAGCCGGCATACAGTCGGTCTTTTATTCTTacattgtttctttaattttactactgttgaattattttaagtttttgctaacaaaattttatgtattgaAATAATCGACAAAAGCGATTGcttgtttcaataaatatttacattcacaaaaggatttaatgaaatgatttattgttcaaggaaattttttcagttaaaagagatttaaaaaaaaaataattttaaatttttttttgaaatactaCCTTTAAAACAAGTTCAAAtcattatcatttaaaaaaaaaatatcttgatattatttgacgcaaaaatacattattgtaaatgcataattttaaaaattgaccaaagaaacaaatttttgttttgtttcaatagtataattaataattcaaagat
Coding sequences within:
- the LOC128882894 gene encoding GPN-loop GTPase 3-like → MKFAQLVIGPAGCGKSTYCQILQEHSENQGKSCKVVNMDPAAEIFNYQCQIDIRDLICVDDVMQEMHYGPNGGLVYAMEYVIENLDWLEDQLNYFIDDDYVLFDCPGQIELYTHVPMMRQLVDILQRWDFKVCGVYCLDVSFITDIPKFIAGTLTVLSAMILLELPHVNVLTKCDLMDDESSIYEILDAEPTHLMQECRRHMPDRYRKLNERISELLEEYSLVSFVPLNISDEDSIACVAHTVNNAIQYGEDLEPKADFDIS